TGGCCGATTTTCAACGTCTTGCCCTGCAAGCGGTTCAGGAAATCAGAGAGAGGGGAAGGCTTCCGATCCTGGTGGGTGGGACCGGGTTATATGTGAAAGCTCTTCTCTATTATCCCCATTATTCTTTCACTCCGGAGGGGAAAAGGGAGGAAATCCGGAAGAAATGGGAAGCGCTTGCCGCCCTCCATGGCTCCTTGGCCCTTCACCGGGAAGCGATGAAGGTGGATCCGAAGGCTGCCGGAAAGCTTCATCCCCATGATGCCCGGCGGCTGGTACGAATTCTGGAGGAGTATGAGCTTACCGGCAAACCTCCCAGTCGGCGCATTCCGGAGCAGGAATTCCTCCGGTCTCCTTTTGATCTCCTCCTCATCGGGCTTACCTTAGAGCGAAAACATCTGTACCGACGGATTGAAGAGCGGGTAGATCGGATGATGAACGAGGGTCTGTTGGAGGAAGTAAAACGGCTTCTTGCCGTTGGGGTTCCGAAAGAGTCAACGGCGATGCAGGGGTTGGGGTATAAAGAACTGATTCCTTATCTGGAAGGTAAAATCACCCTTACGGAAGCCGTTCAAGAGATGAAAAAACGAACTCGACAATTTGCCAAAAGGCAGCTTACTTGGTTCCGCCACATGAACGGCATCCACTGGTTTTCCATGGAGGAGGAGGAGCGTGAGGATTCCCTCCATAAAATATTTCAGATTGTAGCAGGAAAGTTTCATTTCATGGAGAATTGATATTCAAGTACATATGAGGGGGCTATCGGTATGAAACAGACGGTCAACATTCAAGATACCTTTCTTAATCAGGTGAGAAAAGAAAATATCCCGGTTACCATTTACCTGGTCAACGGCTTTCAATTGCGGGGATTGATCAAAGGGTTCGATAACTTCACCGTCGTATTGGATTCGGAGGGGAAACAACAGCTGGTCTATAAGCATGCCATCTCTACGTTTACCCCCCTTCGTAACGTCAATTTAAACGTCAACACCGAAAGCAATAACGGGTAGAAAAAATTTCTGCCGTTCTCATCCTCATCGGAGCATATTTTGCCAAAGAAAGCGGGGGCTAGGTGTGAAGATCACGGAGAAAGCGCGAAAAAAGCTGGAAGAGATGATCTCCGGGAAAGACCTCGTCTTGAGGGTTTTCATGACCGGTTATGCGTGAGACGGACCACAAATTCAATTGGCTCTGGATGAGACCTACTCAGAAGATCAGATCCTCCTCATCGACGGAATCCGGGTGATCTTGGAGGAACCGATGGATACCTATTTGGAGAGGGCGACGTTGGATTACCGGGAAGGATTGCTGCAACGGGGATTCTTTTTTCAGGGTGTGAAAGTGGCCGAATGTTGATGGAAAGAAGGGTAAGATTAAAAAAATGGGGCAATCTAAGGATTGCCCTTTTTTGTTTCATCAGACGAATTCCCGGTGTGATTTACGCAAGGTACAGGATCGGTAAAAAAAGGAAGAAAGGAGAAGGTGGAGATGGCGGAAAAAAATCTGCTTGCCTTTTTTAAAAGCCCGGAGCAAGCGAAGGAAGCGAAGGAAATCTTAGAAAAAATCGGCGTTGATACGATACAAATCGATGACTTTAGTCGGTACCCGGCCGAGGATCGGGAGGATGTGAGGCAAACCTTATCCGGCGATTTTGCCGGCCTGGCCGATCTCACGGAAGAAAAGGTCCCCACCGGGAAAAATGAAGCAATCCTCATGGCTGCCGATCCTCTGTCGAGTGGAATGAGCGTTGGGAACGGGATTGTGACGGGATATCATATCCTCTTAACGGCTGTCATGGAGGAAGAAAAACATCAGGAAGCCATCAACATCGTGAGAGGTTTGGGAGCGATCATCTAATCTGGGGGGTTGCGTAAATTTACGCTTTTCGATTGCATTCCAGG
The DNA window shown above is from Thermicanus aegyptius DSM 12793 and carries:
- the miaA gene encoding tRNA (adenosine(37)-N6)-dimethylallyltransferase MiaA, which codes for MAVIGPTAVGKTVLGILLAEKFDGEIISGDSMQVYKGMDIGTAKATPEERKRIPHHLIDIVEPWESFSVADFQRLALQAVQEIRERGRLPILVGGTGLYVKALLYYPHYSFTPEGKREEIRKKWEALAALHGSLALHREAMKVDPKAAGKLHPHDARRLVRILEEYELTGKPPSRRIPEQEFLRSPFDLLLIGLTLERKHLYRRIEERVDRMMNEGLLEEVKRLLAVGVPKESTAMQGLGYKELIPYLEGKITLTEAVQEMKKRTRQFAKRQLTWFRHMNGIHWFSMEEEEREDSLHKIFQIVAGKFHFMEN
- the hfq gene encoding RNA chaperone Hfq, translating into MKQTVNIQDTFLNQVRKENIPVTIYLVNGFQLRGLIKGFDNFTVVLDSEGKQQLVYKHAISTFTPLRNVNLNVNTESNNG